From Anopheles darlingi chromosome 2, idAnoDarlMG_H_01, whole genome shotgun sequence, the proteins below share one genomic window:
- the LOC125951069 gene encoding E3 ubiquitin-protein ligase RING1 isoform X1, protein MASVEQMQSKSWDLSLYELHRAPQEAITDNTEIAVSPRSLHSELMCPICLDMLKKTMTTKECLHRFCSDCIITALRSGNKECPTCRKKLVSKRSLRPDPNFDLLISKIYPSRDEYEAHQERVLAKFNSSHSQQALVHSINEGIKLQSQNRPNRKQKGENELCPSNASSSSNSTTVQSTAPAAGNASNGANEPTSKEGPPGSAGAGGSGSGSATASTSGTTSTAPSTVSSGTGAASTSSTVAVGGGAGSSSGAASTTAGEQSRQSSNPPSVRSTPSPAPSNISSASKAKRPRSVMTSERSEESESNSEMDGRTEENDSNLDTEGDGNSEVGSDEIELVFKPHPTEMTGDNPLLKALKENSIRYIKTTSNATIDHLSKYLAMRLTLDLDQELPESYRLVNFCIYIAQQTDQLVVLSGNQTLQQVNEKFWKVVNKPLEMYYSWKKS, encoded by the exons ATGGCTTCGGTGGAGCAGATGCAGAGCAAATCGTGGGACCTGTCCCTGTACGAAttgcaccgcgcaccgcaggAAGCGATCACGGATAACACGGAAATTGCGGTCTCGCCGCGCAGTCTGCACAGTGAATTGATGTGCCCGATCTGTCTGGACATGCTGAAGAAAACCATGACCACCAAGGAGTGCTTGCACCGGTTCTGCTCGGACTGCATCATCACGGCGCTGCGTTCGGGCAACAAGGAGTGTCCTACGTGCCGCAAGAAGCTCGTCTCCAAGCGCTCGCTCCGGCCGGATCCCAACTTTGATCTGCTCATCTCGAAAATCTACCCGAGTCGGGACGAATACGAGGCCCACCAGGAGCGCGTGCTGGCCAAGTTCAACTCGAGCCACTCGCAGCAAGCGCTGGTGCACTCCATAAACGAAGGCATTAAGCTGCAATCTCAGAATCGGCCGAACCGCAAGCAAAAGGGCGAAAACGAACTCTGTCCATCGAACGCAAGTTCCTCCTCTAACTCCACCACCGTCCAATCGACGGCTCCAGCCGCAGGTAACGCGTCCAACGGTGCCAACGAACCGACCAGCAAAGAAGGCCCTCCCGGtagcgctggtgctggcggcagtggcagcggtagCGCTACCGCTAGTACCAGCGGTACCACTAGCACCGCACCGAGCACTGTTTCGAGTGGCACGGGTGCTGCCAGTACCTCAAGCACGGTTGCTGTTGGCGGAGGAGCAGGATCCAGTTCTGGAGCGGCATCGACCACTGCCGGGGAACAGTCGCGTCAATCCTCGAATCCACCTTCAGTGCGCAGTACCCCATCGCCCGCACCGTCAAACATTAGCTCcgccagcaaagcaaaacggCCCCGTTCGGTGATGACCTCGGAGCGGTCGGAGGAATCGGAAAGCAACAGTGAAATGGATGGGCGCACGGAGGAAAATGATTCCAATCTGGACACCGAAGGTGATGGTAACTCGGAGGTAGGAAGCGACGAGATTGAGCTCGTCTTTAAACCACACCCAACGGAGATGACCGGGGATAATCCGCTATTGAAGGCCCTCAAGGAGAACTCGATTCGATACATCAAAACTACATCCAACGCTACGA TTGACCATCTCAGCAAGTACCTGGCGATGCGTTTGACGCTGGATCTCGATCAGGAGCTACCGGAATCGTACCGCTTGGTGAACTTCTGCATCTACATCGCCCAGCAGACGGACCAGCTGGTGGTGTTGAGCGGTAACCAGACGCTCCAACAAGTGAACGAAAAGTTCTGGAAGGTA GTAAACAAACCACTTGAGATGTATTATTCGTGGAAAAAGTCCTAG
- the LOC125948218 gene encoding uncharacterized protein LOC125948218 encodes MAGLCACVKHLSKEEIKQLIEKSEKPEEFIKDEKLREMFQCENEIGRSKSNAIKYLKIVEESLQLLANPQLMDDEERRDEFFMELMPKFEDEYIENITASDPDEIINQRRRFLEQVLKEYTRMLGESERYGKFKEKLKKAYEGKIKIEKNP; translated from the exons ATGGCC GGACTGTGCGCCTGTGTGAAACACCTGAGCAAAGAGGAGATCAAGCAGTTGATTGAGAAATCGGAGAAGCCGGAAGAATTCATCAAAGATGAGAAGCTCCGAGAGATGTTCCAGTGCGAGAACGAGATTGGGCGCAGCAAGAGTAACGCTATCAAGTACTTGAAAATCGTGGAGGAGTCGCTGCAGTTACTAGCAAACCCGCAGCTGATGGATGACGAAGAGAGGCGCGATGAGTTCTTTATGGAACTTATGCCAAAGTTTGAGGACGAGTACATCGAAAACATCACCGCGTCCGATCCAGATGAGATAATTAATCAACGTCGCCGGTTTCTGGAACAGGTGCTAAAAGAATACACTCGGATGCTTGGCGAATCCGAACGGTACGGCAAGTTCAAagagaagctgaagaaggcGTACGAAGGAAAGATCAAAATCGAGAAAAATCCATGA
- the LOC125948183 gene encoding vacuolar protein sorting-associated protein 72 homolog isoform X2, producing MAASRERRCNAGRRMASLLNEEEEDEFYKTSYGGFSETVDDGDYEQKNDDEDDIVDSDFSIDENDEPVSDREEEERRAPKRRQAGTVTKAYREPLPKKAATKPVKEPKPKAERQTTLRKRPKFTVIDSGRKSFRKSTAAKTAATQSRLRQRFEAERKRTRVIRTEEHIPTQEELLEEAAITERENLKSLERFRRMELEKQKTRPTKRKFAGPTIRYLSTAMPIIEVVPNINPPEDSPEKQDTTADGAEKTLRDKAAKRSKKKTKLEVTGQYERTFISFENDIDDRMFESIFPKSDGGRRRRQICAVTQLPARYYDPVTQLPYRNMQTFKILREAYYQQLEERGNTENPGVAQWLEWRRKIKQFRVVALKKEQATATNEKTGSGVAQAKGQPVVPSTTGAVSVAKQ from the exons ATGGCTGCTTCTCGTGAACGAAGATGCAACGCAGGTCGGCGGATGGCCAGCTTGCtaaacgaagaggaagaggacgaatTTTACAAAACTTCGTACGGCGGCTTCAGTGAAACGGTGGACGACGGCGACTACGA GCAaaagaacgacgacgaggatgatatCGTGGATTCCGACTTCAGTATCGATGAGAATGATGAACCGGTGTCGGAtagggaggaagaagaacgaaGGGCACCCAAACGCCGGCAGGCGGGAACGGTAACCAAGGCCTACCGCGAACCATTGCCCAAAAAAGCGGCCACTAAACCGGTTAAAGAACCTAAACCCAAAGCAGAACGGCAGACAACGCTGCGCAAGCGGCCAAAGTTCACGGTCATCGATTCAGGGCGTAAATCATTCCGTAAATCGACGGCCGCTAAAACGGCGGCTACGCAAAGCAGGCTTCGGCAACGGTTCGAAGCGGAACGGAAGCGAACACGAGTTATCCGCACGGAAGAACACATCCCGACGCAGGAGGAGCTGCTTGAAGAGGCGGCAATAACGGAAAGAGAGAATCTCAAATCACTCG AACGCTTCAGAAGAATGGAACtggaaaagcagaaaacgagACCCACGAAGCGAAAGTTTGCGGGCCCAACGATTCGATACCTATCAACGGCAATGCCCATTATTGAGGTCGTCCCTAACATAAACCCGCCTGAGGATTCGCCGGAAAAACAGGATACGACAGCGGATGGAGCCGAAAAAAC CTTGCGTGATAAAGCAgccaaacgaagcaaaaagaaaaccaaactaGAAGTAACGGGTCAATACGAACGAACGTTCATTTCATTTGAGAACGATATCGATGATCGGATGTTTGAATCGATCTTTCCCAAATCGGACGGTGGCAGGAGGCGACGACAAATCTGCGCTGTTACCCAGCTACCGGCCCGCTACTACGATCCCGTCACACAGCTGCCGTACCGGAATATGCAGACGTTTAAAATTTTACGCGAAGCCTACTACCAGCAGCTGGAGGAAAGGGGCAACACAGAAAATCCAGGGGTGGCCCAGTGGTTAGAGTGGCGCCGCAAGATCAAGCAGTTCCGCGTGGTAGCGCTCAAGAAGGAACAAGCGACGGCAACCAACGAAAAGACTGGATCAGGAGTAGCGCAGGCGAAAGGTCAACCAGTAGTACCATCGACTACCGGTGCTGTAAGTGTAGCAAAACAGTGA
- the LOC125951069 gene encoding E3 ubiquitin-protein ligase RING1 isoform X2: MASVEQMQSKSWDLSLYELHRAPQEAITDNTEIAVSPRSLHSELMCPICLDMLKKTMTTKECLHRFCSDCIITALRSGNKECPTCRKKLVSKRSLRPDPNFDLLISKIYPSRDEYEAHQERVLAKFNSSHSQQALVHSINEGIKLQSQNRPNRKQKGENELCPSNASSSSNSTTVQSTAPAAGNASNGANEPTSKEGPPGSAGAGGSGSGSATASTSGTTSTAPSTVSSGTGAASTSSTVAVGGGAGSSSGAASTTAGEQSRQSSNPPSVRSTPSPAPSNISSASKAKRPRSVMTSERSEESESNSEMDGRTEENDSNLDTEGDGNSEVGSDEIELVFKPHPTEMTGDNPLLKALKENSIRYIKTTSNATIDHLSKYLAMRLTLDLDQELPESYRLVNFCIYIAQQTDQLVVLSGNQTLQQVNEKFWKVNKPLEMYYSWKKS, translated from the exons ATGGCTTCGGTGGAGCAGATGCAGAGCAAATCGTGGGACCTGTCCCTGTACGAAttgcaccgcgcaccgcaggAAGCGATCACGGATAACACGGAAATTGCGGTCTCGCCGCGCAGTCTGCACAGTGAATTGATGTGCCCGATCTGTCTGGACATGCTGAAGAAAACCATGACCACCAAGGAGTGCTTGCACCGGTTCTGCTCGGACTGCATCATCACGGCGCTGCGTTCGGGCAACAAGGAGTGTCCTACGTGCCGCAAGAAGCTCGTCTCCAAGCGCTCGCTCCGGCCGGATCCCAACTTTGATCTGCTCATCTCGAAAATCTACCCGAGTCGGGACGAATACGAGGCCCACCAGGAGCGCGTGCTGGCCAAGTTCAACTCGAGCCACTCGCAGCAAGCGCTGGTGCACTCCATAAACGAAGGCATTAAGCTGCAATCTCAGAATCGGCCGAACCGCAAGCAAAAGGGCGAAAACGAACTCTGTCCATCGAACGCAAGTTCCTCCTCTAACTCCACCACCGTCCAATCGACGGCTCCAGCCGCAGGTAACGCGTCCAACGGTGCCAACGAACCGACCAGCAAAGAAGGCCCTCCCGGtagcgctggtgctggcggcagtggcagcggtagCGCTACCGCTAGTACCAGCGGTACCACTAGCACCGCACCGAGCACTGTTTCGAGTGGCACGGGTGCTGCCAGTACCTCAAGCACGGTTGCTGTTGGCGGAGGAGCAGGATCCAGTTCTGGAGCGGCATCGACCACTGCCGGGGAACAGTCGCGTCAATCCTCGAATCCACCTTCAGTGCGCAGTACCCCATCGCCCGCACCGTCAAACATTAGCTCcgccagcaaagcaaaacggCCCCGTTCGGTGATGACCTCGGAGCGGTCGGAGGAATCGGAAAGCAACAGTGAAATGGATGGGCGCACGGAGGAAAATGATTCCAATCTGGACACCGAAGGTGATGGTAACTCGGAGGTAGGAAGCGACGAGATTGAGCTCGTCTTTAAACCACACCCAACGGAGATGACCGGGGATAATCCGCTATTGAAGGCCCTCAAGGAGAACTCGATTCGATACATCAAAACTACATCCAACGCTACGA TTGACCATCTCAGCAAGTACCTGGCGATGCGTTTGACGCTGGATCTCGATCAGGAGCTACCGGAATCGTACCGCTTGGTGAACTTCTGCATCTACATCGCCCAGCAGACGGACCAGCTGGTGGTGTTGAGCGGTAACCAGACGCTCCAACAAGTGAACGAAAAGTTCTGGAAG GTAAACAAACCACTTGAGATGTATTATTCGTGGAAAAAGTCCTAG
- the LOC125948183 gene encoding vacuolar protein sorting-associated protein 72 homolog isoform X1, which translates to MAASRERRCNAGRRMASLLNEEEEDEFYKTSYGGFSETVDDGDYEQKNDDEDDIVDSDFSIDENDEPVSDREEEERRAPKRRQAGTVTKAYREPLPKKAATKPVKEPKPKAERQTTLRKRPKFTVIDSGRKSFRKSTAAKTAATQSRLRQRFEAERKRTRVIRTEEHIPTQEELLEEAAITERENLKSLERFRRMELEKQKTRPTKRKFAGPTIRYLSTAMPIIEVVPNINPPEDSPEKQDTTADGAEKTSLRDKAAKRSKKKTKLEVTGQYERTFISFENDIDDRMFESIFPKSDGGRRRRQICAVTQLPARYYDPVTQLPYRNMQTFKILREAYYQQLEERGNTENPGVAQWLEWRRKIKQFRVVALKKEQATATNEKTGSGVAQAKGQPVVPSTTGAVSVAKQ; encoded by the exons ATGGCTGCTTCTCGTGAACGAAGATGCAACGCAGGTCGGCGGATGGCCAGCTTGCtaaacgaagaggaagaggacgaatTTTACAAAACTTCGTACGGCGGCTTCAGTGAAACGGTGGACGACGGCGACTACGA GCAaaagaacgacgacgaggatgatatCGTGGATTCCGACTTCAGTATCGATGAGAATGATGAACCGGTGTCGGAtagggaggaagaagaacgaaGGGCACCCAAACGCCGGCAGGCGGGAACGGTAACCAAGGCCTACCGCGAACCATTGCCCAAAAAAGCGGCCACTAAACCGGTTAAAGAACCTAAACCCAAAGCAGAACGGCAGACAACGCTGCGCAAGCGGCCAAAGTTCACGGTCATCGATTCAGGGCGTAAATCATTCCGTAAATCGACGGCCGCTAAAACGGCGGCTACGCAAAGCAGGCTTCGGCAACGGTTCGAAGCGGAACGGAAGCGAACACGAGTTATCCGCACGGAAGAACACATCCCGACGCAGGAGGAGCTGCTTGAAGAGGCGGCAATAACGGAAAGAGAGAATCTCAAATCACTCG AACGCTTCAGAAGAATGGAACtggaaaagcagaaaacgagACCCACGAAGCGAAAGTTTGCGGGCCCAACGATTCGATACCTATCAACGGCAATGCCCATTATTGAGGTCGTCCCTAACATAAACCCGCCTGAGGATTCGCCGGAAAAACAGGATACGACAGCGGATGGAGCCGAAAAAAC TAGCTTGCGTGATAAAGCAgccaaacgaagcaaaaagaaaaccaaactaGAAGTAACGGGTCAATACGAACGAACGTTCATTTCATTTGAGAACGATATCGATGATCGGATGTTTGAATCGATCTTTCCCAAATCGGACGGTGGCAGGAGGCGACGACAAATCTGCGCTGTTACCCAGCTACCGGCCCGCTACTACGATCCCGTCACACAGCTGCCGTACCGGAATATGCAGACGTTTAAAATTTTACGCGAAGCCTACTACCAGCAGCTGGAGGAAAGGGGCAACACAGAAAATCCAGGGGTGGCCCAGTGGTTAGAGTGGCGCCGCAAGATCAAGCAGTTCCGCGTGGTAGCGCTCAAGAAGGAACAAGCGACGGCAACCAACGAAAAGACTGGATCAGGAGTAGCGCAGGCGAAAGGTCAACCAGTAGTACCATCGACTACCGGTGCTGTAAGTGTAGCAAAACAGTGA